From Xenopus laevis strain J_2021 chromosome 7L, Xenopus_laevis_v10.1, whole genome shotgun sequence, one genomic window encodes:
- the c1qb.L gene encoding complement C1q B chain L homeolog isoform X1, with amino-acid sequence MKPMMLPLLLFALVAAQGCKVGVPGIPGAPGPDGKDGSDGAKGDVGAPGQIEGWNKEEQKGDTGPAGSPGKVGPKGPMGPPGLPGLPGPKGIKGESGDYETSLKSSFCAQKLGSGAVRRETPIRFDKTISNESGHYDQRTGKFTCRVAGIYYFSYYATSRGHLCVNIMKGKAQKSKMATFCDQANNIFQVTTGGLVLQVQKDESVWLEMTDKNNLLGTDGADSLFTGFLLFPDSSL; translated from the exons ATGAAGCCCATGATGTTGCCACTGTTATTATTTGCACTGGTGGCCGCACAGGGGTGCAAAGTTGGGGTTCCCGGGATCCCAGGAGCCCCAGGGCCTGATGGGAAAGATGGAAGTGATGGAGCCAAAGGAGATGTGG GGGCGCCGGGGCAGATCGAGGGTTGGaataaagaggaacaaaaaggAGACACTGGCCCAGCCGGTAGCCCAGGAAAAGTTGGACCCAAAGGGCCAATGGGGCCACCAGGACTTCCGGGTTTGCCAGGCCCAAAGGGCATAAAAGGGGAGTCGGGCGACTATGAGACCAGCCTGAAATCGTCATTCTGTGCTCAGAAGTTGGGGTCGGGGGCGGTGCGGAGAGAAACCCCCATTCGCTTTGATAAAACCATTTCCAATGAGAGTGGCCACTATGATCAGAGGACGGGCAAGTTCACGTGTCGGGTCGCGGGCATCTATTATTTCTCCTATTATGCCACGTCCCGGGGGCACCTCTGTGTGAATATCATGAAGGGGAAAGCGCAGAAGAGCAAAATGGCCACATTCTGTGACCAGGCCAATAATATATTCCAGGTGACCACTGGGGGGCTGGTTCTGCAGGTCCAGAAAGACGAGTCCGTTTGGCTGGAGATGACAGATAAGAACAACCTGCTCGGAACCGACGGGGCAGACAGTCTCTTCACTGGGTTCCTGCTCTTCCCTGACTCCAGTCTATAA
- the c1qc.L gene encoding complement C1q subcomponent subunit C, whose protein sequence is MMMMMMMSLTATLGFVSLITLVGSMESPCCSCTAGLPGIPGISGKDGRDGRRGPKGEAGPPASSLPRSLRGDKGEPGPRGPLGKNGPKGPTGLEGEKGEQGEVGATGSPGDHKRQYQSAFTVARLTQEHPLKNTPILFTKQITNDHQDYNVTSGKFQCRIPGHYFFSFHSSHSANLCAALYVDGKATSSFCDHMSSKSQVASGGVLVSLAGGQEVWMEVNDYNGMIGTEGNDSVFSGFLVSPQ, encoded by the exons atgatgatgatgatgatgatgtcattaaCGGCCACTTTGGGGTTCGTGTCTCTGATCACCCTGGTGGGATCCATGGAATCTCCATGTTGTTCCTGCACCGCTGGTCTGCCGGGAATTCCCGGAATCTCTGGGAAAGACGGACGAGACGGACGCAGAGGCCCCAAGGGAGAGGCAG GGCCCCCGGCATCATCATTACCCAGAAGCCTGAGAGGAGACAAAGGAGAACCGGGCCCAAGGGGACCTCTCGGAAAAAATGGGCCAAAGGGACCGACAGGACTTGAAGGAGAAAAAGGGGAGCAGGGGGAAGTGGGGGCGACCGGCAGCCCAGGGGACCATAAGCGCCAGTACCAATCGGCCTTTACAGTGGCCAGACTGACCCAAGAGCACCCCCTCAAGAACACCCCCATTCTGTTCACTAAGCAGATCACTAACGACCACCAAGACTACAATGTGACCAGTGGCAAGTTCCAGTGTCGGATCCCCGGCCACTACTTCTTCTCCTTCCACTCGTCCCACTCGGCCAATCTCTGCGCCGCCCTCTATGTGGATGGAAAGGCCACGAGCAGCTTCTGTGACCACATGTCCAGCAAGTCCCAGGTGGCCTCTGGGGGGGTCCTGGTGTCCCTGGCGGGGGGGCAGGAGGTCTGGATGGAGGTCAATGACTACAATGGGATGATTGGCACCGAGGGCAACGACAGCGTTTTCTCTGGGTTCCTTGTGTCTCCTCAATAG
- the c1qb.L gene encoding complement C1q B chain L homeolog precursor (The RefSeq protein has 1 substitution compared to this genomic sequence), with amino-acid sequence MKPMMLPLLLFALVAAQGCKVGVPGIPGAPGPDGKDGSDGAKGDVGAPGQIEGWNKEEQKGDTGPAGSPGKVGPKGPMGPPGLPGLPGPKGIKGESGDYETSLKSSFCAQKLGSGAVRRETPIRFDKTISNESGHYDQRTGKFTCRVAGIYYFSYYATSRGHLCVNIMKGKAQKSKMATFCDQANNIFQVTTGGLVLQVQKDESVWLETTDKNNLLGTDGADSLFTGFLLFPDSSL; translated from the exons ATGAAGCCCATGATGTTGCCACTGTTATTATTTGCACTGGTGGCCGCACAGGGGTGCAAAGTTGGGGTTCCCGGGATCCCAGGAGCCCCAGGGCCTGATGGGAAAGATGGAAGTGATGGAGCCAAAGGAGATGTGG GGGCGCCGGGGCAGATCGAGGGTTGGaataaagaggaacaaaaaggAGACACTGGCCCAGCCGGTAGCCCAGGAAAAGTTGGACCCAAAGGGCCAATGGGGCCACCAGGACTTCCGGGTTTGCCAGGCCCAAAGGGCATAAAAGGGGAGTCGGGCGACTATGAGACCAGCCTGAAATCGTCATTCTGTGCTCAGAAGTTGGGGTCGGGGGCGGTGCGGAGAGAAACCCCCATTCGCTTTGATAAAACCATTTCCAATGAGAGTGGCCACTATGATCAGAGGACGGGCAAGTTCACGTGTCGGGTCGCGGGCATCTATTATTTCTCCTATTATGCCACGTCCCGGGGGCACCTCTGTGTGAATATCATGAAGGGGAAAGCGCAGAAGAGCAAAATGGCCACATTCTGTGACCAGGCCAATAATATATTCCAGGTGACCACTGGGGGGCTGGTTCTGCAGGTCCAGAAAGACGAGTCCGTTTGGCTGGAGATGACAGATAAGAACAACCTGCTCGGAACCGACGGGGCAGACAGTCTCTTCACTGGGTTCCTGCTCTTCCCTGACTCCAGTCTATAA